The Gaiella occulta genome has a window encoding:
- a CDS encoding plastocyanin/azurin family copper-binding protein, with product MKLPVTPALVACVAAAAVAAGPAAARPSGAASVVKVSAPPLGLKFDTKVLRAHPGKIKIVFTNRSTIQHNVRIESGENELGGTKTLGKGLAVAFLTLKKGTYNFYCSVPGHEAAGMKGKLVVS from the coding sequence GTGAAGCTCCCCGTCACGCCCGCCCTCGTCGCCTGCGTCGCAGCCGCGGCTGTCGCCGCAGGGCCCGCCGCCGCCCGCCCGTCCGGCGCAGCGAGCGTCGTGAAGGTCTCGGCACCGCCGCTCGGCCTCAAGTTCGACACGAAGGTGCTGCGAGCGCACCCCGGCAAGATCAAGATCGTCTTCACGAATCGCTCGACGATCCAGCACAACGTGCGCATCGAGAGCGGCGAGAACGAGCTCGGGGGCACGAAGACGCTCGGGAAGGGCCTCGCGGTCGCCTTCCTCACCCTCAAGAAGGGCACCTACAACTTCTACTGCTCGGTGCCGGGCCACGAGGCAGCCGGCATGAAGGGAAAGCTCGTCGTCTCGTGA
- a CDS encoding segregation and condensation protein A: protein MASAVRDLDLDLDAFEGPFDLLLTLLLKEAIEPAEIDMAAIVVAFVERLAERDRLDLDACGEFLILIAALLELKARRLFPEEEAELADLEPEEAAEELARRLAEYRRMKQASAFLRERLEAERDRYFRLGPAPLAPQPQRRLAEQQPLRLAEAIRALAVEPPRVSLAHMALRFPPVSRFLERFRAVLQRRRRFDFDAEVQGLSRVEQAVAFLALLELRKTGEIAISQAQPFAPIRVSRADDERIHAWTARSA from the coding sequence GTGGCCAGTGCCGTCCGCGATCTCGATCTGGACCTCGACGCCTTCGAGGGCCCGTTCGACCTCCTGCTGACGCTCCTGCTCAAAGAGGCGATCGAGCCTGCCGAGATCGACATGGCCGCGATCGTCGTCGCTTTCGTCGAGCGGCTCGCCGAGCGCGACCGGCTCGATCTCGACGCGTGCGGCGAGTTCCTCATCCTCATCGCGGCGCTGCTCGAGCTGAAGGCGCGCCGGCTGTTCCCCGAGGAGGAGGCGGAGCTCGCCGACCTCGAGCCCGAAGAGGCGGCGGAGGAGCTCGCACGGCGCCTGGCCGAGTACCGGCGCATGAAGCAGGCGTCTGCGTTCCTGCGCGAGCGCCTGGAGGCCGAACGCGACCGCTACTTCCGCCTCGGGCCCGCTCCGCTCGCTCCGCAGCCGCAGCGGCGGCTGGCAGAGCAGCAGCCGCTGCGGCTCGCCGAGGCGATCCGCGCGCTCGCCGTCGAGCCGCCGCGCGTGTCGCTCGCCCACATGGCGCTGCGCTTCCCGCCCGTGTCGCGGTTCCTCGAGCGCTTCCGCGCGGTGCTGCAGCGCCGGCGCCGCTTCGACTTCGACGCCGAGGTGCAGGGCCTGTCGCGCGTCGAGCAGGCCGTCGCATTCCTCGCGCTGCTCGAGCTCCGCAAGACCGGTGAGATCGCGATCTCGCAGGCTCAGCCGTTTGCGCCGATCAGGGTTTCCCGCGCCGACGACGAAAGGATCCATGCATGGACCGCCCGCTCCGCCTGA
- the scpB gene encoding SMC-Scp complex subunit ScpB yields MDRPLRLISTNPVDALARTVEALLVVASQPLSVDELADASGDDAERVETALGLLRERYSEGRSGIVLQQVAGGWAFGAAREAAAACARLFERPVERGLSQAALETVAIVAYLGPVSRPEIARIRGVAADSAVASLVERGLIAEAGRESGTGGAVRYRVTPLFERVFGLESLAALPRLDDVGADEEAIRRRLLEVAQARAS; encoded by the coding sequence ATGGACCGCCCGCTCCGCCTGATCTCGACCAACCCCGTCGACGCGCTCGCGCGCACGGTCGAGGCGCTGCTCGTCGTCGCGTCGCAGCCGCTCAGCGTCGACGAGCTCGCCGACGCCAGCGGCGACGACGCGGAGCGCGTCGAGACCGCGCTCGGCCTCCTGCGCGAGCGCTACAGCGAGGGGCGCAGCGGCATCGTGCTGCAGCAGGTCGCCGGCGGCTGGGCGTTCGGCGCCGCCCGCGAGGCGGCCGCGGCGTGTGCGCGCCTGTTCGAGCGCCCCGTCGAGCGCGGCCTCTCGCAGGCGGCACTCGAGACCGTCGCCATCGTCGCCTACCTCGGCCCCGTGTCGCGCCCCGAGATAGCCCGCATCCGCGGCGTCGCCGCCGACTCGGCCGTCGCGTCGCTCGTCGAGCGCGGCCTCATCGCCGAGGCCGGACGCGAGAGCGGTACCGGCGGCGCCGTGCGCTACCGCGTGACGCCCCTGTTCGAGCGCGTATTCGGCCTCGAGAGCCTCGCGGCGCTGCCGCGGCTCGACGACGTCGGCGCCGACGAGGAGGCGATCCGCCGGCGGCTGCTCGAGGTCGCCCAGGCACGCGCCTCGTAG
- a CDS encoding pseudouridine synthase — MRLNRYLARAGVASRRGADALIRAGRVRVNGAPGEPGTFVAAGDRVEVDGVEVGKQPLAHVLLHKPPGVVTTARDPQGRPTVVDIVGHDARVVPVGRLDIDTTGALLLSNDGDLAHRLAHPRYGVEKTYVADVEGEPSAETILRLASGVALEDGVTAPARVRRLGRARLELVLHEGRNRQVRRMCDAVGHPVRRLHRSGYAGLDLKGLEVGAWRELTRDEVDALRRLVGMA, encoded by the coding sequence GTGCGACTGAACCGCTATCTCGCCCGCGCGGGCGTCGCGTCGCGCCGCGGCGCCGATGCGCTGATCAGGGCGGGTCGCGTGCGGGTCAACGGCGCTCCCGGCGAGCCGGGCACGTTCGTCGCGGCCGGCGACCGGGTCGAGGTGGACGGCGTCGAGGTGGGGAAGCAGCCGCTCGCCCACGTGCTGCTGCACAAGCCGCCCGGCGTCGTCACGACCGCGCGCGACCCGCAGGGGCGGCCCACCGTGGTCGACATCGTCGGTCATGACGCGCGCGTCGTCCCCGTCGGGCGCCTCGACATCGACACGACGGGCGCGCTCCTGCTCAGCAACGACGGCGACCTCGCGCACCGGCTCGCCCATCCGCGCTACGGGGTCGAGAAGACCTACGTCGCCGACGTCGAGGGAGAGCCGTCCGCCGAGACGATCCTGCGCCTCGCAAGCGGGGTCGCCCTCGAGGACGGCGTCACCGCGCCCGCCCGGGTGCGACGCCTCGGCCGCGCCCGCCTCGAGCTCGTCCTGCACGAGGGCAGGAACCGTCAGGTGCGGCGGATGTGCGACGCGGTCGGGCACCCGGTGCGGCGGCTGCATCGCAGCGGCTACGCGGGCCTCGACCTGAAGGGGCTCGAGGTGGGCGCCTGGCGTGAGCTCACCCGCGACGAGGTCGACGCGCTGCGGCGCCTGGTCGGCATGGCGTAG
- a CDS encoding aminopeptidase yields MRDYAEWARGLADLVVGFGANVQAGQILGVTTYVGKEQVAREIARAAYARGARYVDVVTFDNWVKRERLLGAPEDSLDFIPPWMLDRLRWLAAEHGARIALSGPQAPAALRGIAPERMGRDLLPYLPEVGRVVNERVTNWCTIPAPTADWAEIVYPGLRRDEALERLWQAVAHICRLDADDPAQAWRDRMATVRASADRITQRRFDAMRLHGPGTDLTVGLFRSSIWHAAEFVTVDGIEHFPNIPSEETFTTPDPERVDGYVSATLPLELYGSVIRGIRVEFEGGRAVRIDADENAEALRSACAKDDGGTRLGEIALVDGAGRIGPLGTVFYDTLIDENAASHIALGSGYDLAVEDEADKARVNRSQIHIDFMVGSPALRVDGITHAGEHVPVLRDGAWAI; encoded by the coding sequence ATGCGCGACTACGCGGAGTGGGCACGCGGGCTCGCCGACCTCGTCGTCGGCTTCGGCGCCAACGTGCAGGCGGGGCAGATCCTCGGCGTCACGACGTACGTGGGCAAGGAGCAGGTCGCGCGCGAGATCGCCCGCGCCGCGTACGCGCGCGGCGCCCGCTACGTCGACGTCGTCACGTTCGACAACTGGGTGAAGCGCGAGCGCCTGCTCGGCGCCCCCGAGGACTCCCTCGACTTCATCCCGCCGTGGATGCTCGACCGCCTGCGCTGGCTCGCCGCCGAGCACGGCGCACGCATCGCGCTGAGCGGACCGCAGGCCCCGGCCGCGCTGCGCGGGATCGCGCCGGAGCGGATGGGGCGAGATCTGCTGCCGTACCTGCCGGAGGTCGGCCGGGTCGTCAACGAGCGCGTGACGAACTGGTGCACGATCCCGGCACCGACGGCCGACTGGGCGGAGATCGTCTACCCCGGCCTGCGGCGCGACGAGGCGCTCGAGCGCCTGTGGCAGGCGGTCGCGCACATCTGCCGCCTCGACGCGGACGACCCCGCGCAGGCCTGGCGCGACCGCATGGCGACCGTGCGCGCGAGCGCCGACCGCATCACGCAGCGCCGCTTCGACGCGATGCGGCTGCACGGCCCCGGCACCGACCTCACCGTCGGCCTGTTTCGCTCCTCGATCTGGCACGCGGCCGAGTTCGTGACGGTGGACGGCATCGAGCACTTCCCGAACATCCCGAGCGAGGAGACCTTCACCACCCCGGATCCGGAGCGTGTGGACGGCTACGTCAGCGCGACGCTGCCGCTCGAACTGTACGGGTCGGTGATCCGGGGCATCCGCGTCGAGTTCGAGGGTGGCCGGGCGGTGCGCATCGACGCCGACGAGAACGCGGAGGCGCTGCGCAGCGCCTGCGCGAAGGACGACGGCGGCACGCGGCTGGGCGAGATCGCGCTCGTGGACGGCGCCGGCCGCATCGGCCCGCTCGGGACGGTCTTCTACGACACGCTGATCGACGAGAACGCCGCCAGCCACATCGCGCTCGGCTCGGGCTACGACCTTGCCGTCGAGGACGAGGCCGACAAGGCGCGCGTCAACCGCAGCCAGATCCACATCGACTTCATGGTCGGCAGCCCGGCGCTCCGCGTCGACGGGATCACGCACGCGGGCGAGCACGTTCCCGTGCTCCGCGACGGGGCCTGGGCAATCTGA
- the trpS gene encoding tryptophan--tRNA ligase, whose product MRIFSGIKPSGDPTLGNYSGGFRQYAATQEMGDAYFCIVDLHAITVEYDPADLHERTLDLFAMLVATGLDPDRSTVFAQSHVTAHAEASWLLSAVTSYGQLGRMTQFKEKGSRQDFVSAALFNYPILMSGDILLYQADIVPIGDDQRQHLELARDVAERFNTRFGEVFTVPEGVYPEVGARIMDLQDPLGKMGKTGSSEQGTVRLLDAPDAIRRKFRTAVTDSGREVRRGPDKPGISNLIDIMSVATGTTPDAVEAEYGDAGYGAFKQAVGEAVVALLEPVQQRYAELRGDDGELLRLLGQGAEKARAASAPTLERMYEAMGFARLR is encoded by the coding sequence ATGCGCATCTTCTCCGGCATCAAGCCGAGCGGCGATCCGACGCTCGGCAACTACTCGGGCGGCTTCCGCCAGTACGCGGCGACCCAGGAAATGGGCGACGCCTACTTCTGCATCGTCGACCTCCATGCGATCACGGTGGAGTACGACCCGGCCGACCTGCACGAGCGCACGCTCGACCTGTTCGCGATGCTCGTCGCCACCGGCCTCGACCCCGATCGCTCGACCGTGTTCGCGCAGAGCCACGTGACGGCCCACGCCGAGGCGAGCTGGCTGCTGTCGGCGGTCACGAGCTACGGCCAGCTCGGCCGCATGACGCAGTTCAAGGAGAAGGGCAGCCGGCAGGATTTCGTGTCGGCGGCGCTCTTCAACTATCCGATCCTGATGTCCGGCGACATCCTGCTCTACCAGGCCGACATCGTCCCCATCGGGGACGACCAGCGGCAGCACCTGGAGCTCGCGCGCGACGTCGCCGAGCGCTTCAACACGCGCTTCGGCGAGGTGTTCACCGTGCCGGAGGGCGTGTACCCGGAGGTCGGGGCGCGGATCATGGACCTGCAGGATCCGCTCGGCAAGATGGGCAAGACCGGCAGCTCCGAGCAGGGAACGGTGCGGCTGCTGGACGCGCCCGACGCGATCCGGCGCAAGTTCAGGACGGCCGTCACCGACTCCGGGCGCGAGGTGCGCCGCGGACCCGACAAGCCGGGGATCTCGAACCTGATCGACATCATGTCCGTGGCGACGGGGACGACGCCGGACGCGGTCGAGGCGGAGTACGGCGACGCCGGCTACGGCGCCTTCAAGCAGGCGGTCGGCGAGGCCGTCGTCGCGCTGCTCGAGCCGGTCCAGCAGCGCTACGCCGAGCTGCGCGGCGACGACGGCGAGCTGCTGCGGCTGCTCGGGCAGGGCGCCGAGAAGGCGCGGGCGGCCTCCGCGCCGACGCTCGAGCGCATGTACGAGGCGATGGGGTTCGCCCGCCTGCGCTGA
- a CDS encoding DJ-1/PfpI family protein has translation MNIGVFLFDGAEELDWAGPWEVLAAWAQRWPDDGAAVLTVARDDTPVACAKGLRVLPDHSWQSAPPFDVLLVPGGHGTRALLEDGAALAWTRACSAQAQVVASVCTGSLVLAAAGLLRGRPAATHWSAFDLLLELDPTIEARRDDRFVDDGDVVTAAGVSAGIDMALHLVARLHSVERAREVRRYIQYDPDPPV, from the coding sequence ATGAACATCGGCGTCTTCCTCTTCGACGGTGCCGAGGAGCTCGACTGGGCGGGGCCGTGGGAGGTGCTCGCCGCGTGGGCGCAGCGCTGGCCCGACGACGGCGCAGCGGTGCTCACCGTCGCGCGCGACGATACGCCCGTAGCCTGCGCGAAGGGCCTGCGCGTCCTGCCCGACCACAGCTGGCAGTCGGCGCCGCCGTTCGACGTCCTGCTCGTCCCCGGCGGGCACGGCACCCGCGCCCTGCTCGAGGACGGCGCCGCCCTCGCATGGACGCGCGCGTGCTCGGCGCAGGCGCAGGTGGTCGCGAGCGTGTGCACGGGGTCGCTCGTGCTCGCCGCGGCCGGCCTGCTTCGTGGCCGCCCCGCAGCCACCCACTGGTCGGCGTTCGATCTGCTGCTCGAGCTCGACCCGACGATCGAGGCGCGCCGCGACGACCGCTTCGTCGACGACGGCGACGTCGTCACCGCGGCAGGCGTCTCCGCCGGCATCGACATGGCGCTCCACCTGGTCGCGCGCCTGCACTCGGTCGAGCGCGCACGCGAGGTGCGCCGCTACATCCAGTACGACCCGGACCCGCCGGTCTGA
- the lgt gene encoding prolipoprotein diacylglyceryl transferase, with product MHLLASIPSPSNGTLDLGPLTIHMYGLTLLAAIGLCVVITGRRWVARGGDWDLIFRLAIWGVGAGIVGARLYHLATSWNQVPDQWWGPFAIWKGGLGIWGGVAAGCLVGGIIARRAGADVWLLADTLAPGLLVAQAVGRIGNWWNQELFGKPTDLPWGLEIDPVNRPLAYLDRATFHPTFLYELLWDLLAAALLVYVIERRRRPRPPGLFALYVVLWCFGRFWVELLRVDPANHILGLRVNTWVSGLGLVAGIVWFWLSQRRGRPPHTSVPTGPKMAVPGSGRVRRGR from the coding sequence ATGCATCTCCTCGCGTCGATCCCCTCGCCGTCGAACGGCACGCTCGATCTCGGGCCGCTGACGATCCACATGTACGGGCTGACGCTGCTCGCCGCGATCGGCCTCTGCGTCGTCATCACCGGCAGGCGCTGGGTTGCTCGCGGCGGCGACTGGGACCTGATCTTCCGGCTCGCGATCTGGGGTGTCGGCGCCGGCATCGTGGGAGCCCGCCTCTACCACCTCGCCACGAGCTGGAACCAGGTGCCCGACCAGTGGTGGGGGCCGTTTGCGATCTGGAAGGGCGGCCTCGGCATCTGGGGCGGGGTCGCGGCAGGCTGCCTCGTCGGCGGCATCATCGCGCGGCGCGCGGGCGCCGACGTGTGGCTCCTCGCCGACACCCTCGCGCCCGGCCTGCTCGTCGCCCAGGCGGTGGGACGCATCGGCAACTGGTGGAACCAGGAGCTCTTCGGCAAGCCCACCGACCTGCCGTGGGGTCTCGAGATCGATCCGGTCAACCGGCCGCTCGCCTACCTCGACCGGGCGACGTTCCATCCGACGTTCCTCTACGAGCTGCTCTGGGATCTGCTCGCTGCCGCCCTGCTCGTCTACGTGATCGAGCGCCGCCGCCGGCCCCGCCCGCCCGGCCTGTTCGCGCTCTACGTCGTGCTCTGGTGCTTCGGCCGCTTCTGGGTCGAGCTGCTGCGCGTCGATCCCGCCAACCACATCCTCGGCCTGCGCGTGAACACGTGGGTCTCGGGGCTCGGCCTCGTCGCGGGGATCGTGTGGTTCTGGCTCTCGCAGCGGCGCGGGCGGCCGCCGCACACGTCCGTCCCGACGGGCCCGAAGATGGCCGTTCCCGGGTCGGGCCGTGTCCGACGGGGCCGCTAG